The Methylomonas montana genome has a window encoding:
- the nifB gene encoding nitrogenase cofactor biosynthesis protein NifB: MELPVLNETPAASAGGCSSHSCGTSDDQLGHLSDEIRAKVENHPCYSEDAHHYFARMHVAVAPACNIQCHYCNRKYDCSNESRPGVVSELLTPDQAVKKTMAVAANIPQMTVLGIAGPGDPLANPERTFETFRRLSAEAPDIKLCVSTNGLALPESVEELAKHNIDHVTITINCVDPEVGAQIYPWIFWENKRIKGVKGAKILIEQQQKGLEMLTARGILVKVNSVMIPGVNDKHLAEVSKIVKAKGAFLHNVMPLIAEAEHGTFYGVMGQRGPTQDELMDLQDACSGDMNMMRHCRQCRADAVGLLGEDRGDEFTMDKIEAMEIDYQSAMEKRKVIHEAITEEMHSKRAAKAESEAKHAQEEKLNTRPVLMAIATSGQGVINMHFGHAKEFLIYEASPDGVRFMSHRKTDLYCGGDDTCGEGESVLQQTIRSLAGCEAVLCSKIGYEPWDMLEKAGIVPNGEHAMEPIEEAVMAVYKEMAAAGKLDEVKTEERATA, translated from the coding sequence ATGGAACTGCCAGTATTAAACGAAACTCCAGCAGCAAGCGCAGGCGGCTGCTCCTCTCATTCTTGCGGTACCAGCGATGATCAGCTGGGCCATCTGTCCGACGAGATTCGCGCCAAGGTGGAGAACCATCCGTGCTACTCCGAAGACGCCCACCATTACTTCGCGCGGATGCATGTCGCGGTCGCGCCAGCCTGTAATATTCAATGCCATTACTGCAACCGCAAATACGATTGCTCCAACGAGTCGCGTCCGGGCGTGGTGTCCGAGCTGTTGACGCCGGATCAAGCTGTTAAGAAAACCATGGCGGTGGCGGCCAATATCCCGCAAATGACTGTGCTGGGTATCGCCGGCCCCGGCGACCCGCTGGCCAATCCGGAGCGCACGTTCGAAACCTTCCGTCGCCTGAGTGCGGAAGCGCCGGACATCAAACTGTGCGTCTCCACCAATGGTCTGGCCTTGCCGGAGTCGGTCGAGGAATTGGCCAAACACAATATCGACCACGTCACCATCACCATTAACTGCGTGGATCCGGAAGTCGGTGCGCAAATTTATCCGTGGATTTTCTGGGAAAACAAACGCATCAAAGGCGTGAAAGGCGCGAAAATTTTGATCGAGCAGCAGCAAAAAGGCCTGGAAATGCTGACCGCCAGAGGGATTTTGGTCAAGGTCAACTCGGTGATGATCCCCGGCGTCAACGACAAACACTTGGCTGAAGTCAGCAAAATCGTCAAAGCCAAGGGCGCCTTCCTGCACAACGTGATGCCTTTGATCGCCGAAGCCGAACACGGCACCTTCTACGGTGTAATGGGCCAACGCGGCCCGACTCAGGACGAATTGATGGATCTGCAAGACGCTTGCTCCGGCGACATGAACATGATGCGCCATTGCCGTCAATGCCGTGCCGACGCGGTTGGCTTGTTGGGCGAAGACCGCGGCGACGAGTTTACGATGGACAAAATCGAGGCGATGGAAATCGATTACCAATCGGCAATGGAAAAACGCAAGGTCATCCATGAAGCAATCACCGAGGAAATGCATAGCAAGCGCGCCGCCAAGGCCGAATCCGAAGCCAAACATGCTCAGGAAGAAAAACTGAACACCCGGCCGGTGCTGATGGCGATCGCGACCAGCGGTCAAGGCGTGATCAATATGCACTTCGGGCATGCGAAGGAATTCCTGATCTACGAAGCATCGCCGGACGGCGTGCGTTTCATGAGCCATCGCAAGACCGATTTGTATTGCGGCGGCGACGATACCTGCGGCGAAGGCGAGAGCGTGTTGCAACAAACCATCCGCTCTTTGGCCGGCTGCGAAGCGGTGTTGTGTTCCAAAATCGGTTACGAGCCATGGGATATGCTGGAAAAAGCCGGCATCGTGCCTAACGGCGAGCACGCGATGGAGCCTATCGAAGAAGCGGTGATGGCGGTTTATAAGGAAATGGCCGCTGCCGGTAAGTTGGATGAGGTTAAAACCGAGGAACGCGCGACGGCGTAA